The proteins below are encoded in one region of Anguilla anguilla isolate fAngAng1 chromosome 3, fAngAng1.pri, whole genome shotgun sequence:
- the LOC118223796 gene encoding immunoglobulin kappa light chain-like: protein MPPLCAVLVLFSKVYGLLGNIIQPDTLVRAQIGDTVTLPCFYSVNICDISWYKQPLGQKIQHIAVKVVNENDPQLFNEFKKKSTRLSAKAANGSFNLTVSRVEPSDSATYHCAMMPYRETIFGDGTTLMVMGSESHNRTVVLQQPDSESVQPGDSVTLQCTVHTETCAGEHSVYWFRQGSGESPPGIISTHGTRSDECQMSSGAVSPTQSCVYNFPKRNLSSSDAGTYYCAVATCGEILFGNGTKLDVKGNEALPLYCLAGALMLSVILNIVLALNSRKSCENCKGAASNNQESVEDMASKQSQEAAMNYAALTFTAKNPKVRRNKREVEKETVYSDTRFRDRE from the exons atgccaccactctgtgctgttcttgtgcttttcagcaaagtct ATGGTCTGCTTGGGAATATAATTCAGCCTGACACGCTGGTGCGAGCTCAGATCGgagacactgtgactctcccaTGCTTCTACTCTGTAAACATTTGTGATATCAGTTGGTATAAGCAGCCTCTTGGACAGAAGATTCAGCACATTGCAGTGAAAGTTGTAAACGAAAATGATCCTCAATTGTTCAAtgagtttaaaaagaaaagtacgCGCCTCAGTGCTAAAGCAGCAAACGGGAGCTTTAACCTGACTGTGTCACGAGTAGAGCCATCAGATTCAGCCACATACCACTGCGCTATGATGCCCTACAGAGAGACCATCTTTGGAGATGGAACAACTTTAATGGTGATGG GTTCAGAGTCACACAACAGgacagtagtactgcagcagcccgactctgagtcagtgcagccaggagactctgtgactctgcagtgtacagtacacactgagacctgtgcaggagaacacagtgtgtactggttcagacagggctcaggagagtcCCCTCCAGGAATCATTTCCACCCATGGAACCAGGAGTGATGAGTGCCAGATGAGCTCTGGCgctgtgtctcccacacagagttgtgtctacaacttccccaagaggaacctcagctcctctgatgctgggacttactactgtgctgtggccacctgtggggagatcctgtttgggaacggAACCAAGCTGGATGTTAAGG gaaATGAAGCCCTTCCTCTATATTGCTTGGCTGGAGCTTTGATGTTGAGCGTGATCCTAAATATTGTCCTGGCTCTGAACAGTAGAAAAAGCTGTGAGAATTGCAAAG GAGCTGCATCAAACAACCAGGAGAGCGTTGAAGACATGGCGAGCAAACAG agtCAAGAGGCAGCAATGAATTACGCTGCTTTGACTTTCACCGCCAAGAACCCCAAAGTGAGGAGGAACAAGAGGGAAGTGGAGAAAGAAACGGTTTACTCCGATACGAGATTTAGAGACCGCGAGTGA
- the LOC118223805 gene encoding uncharacterized protein LOC118223805 has product MVVLINYQTDPVFFNEFKNSTRFSAKTKQGSFNLTVSQVEPSDSATYYCALTVFRELSFGNGTTLMVMVDGSELHSRTVVLQQPESESVQPGDSVTLQCTVYTETCAGEHSVYWFRQDSGESRPGIIYTHGTRGDECQRSSGAVSPTQSCVYNFPKRNLSPSDAGTYYCAVATCGEILFGNGTKLNVKVPGKEHLPLYCLVGALTLSVILNVVLALKKTKGSEDVKGAASNNQVPREDLSSGQCQEEAMNYAALTFTNKKPKVRRNKREVEKETVYSDMRFRDRE; this is encoded by the exons ATGGTAGTACTAATTAACTATCAAACAGATCCTGTATTTTTCAATGAGTTTAAAAACAGCACGCGTTTCAGTGCCAAGACAAAACAGGGGAGCTTTAACCTGACTGTGTCACAAGTAGAGCCGTCTGATTCAGCCACATACTACTGTGCTCTTACAGTCTTCAGAGAGCTCAGCTTTGGAAATGGAACCACTTTAATGGTGATGGTAGATG GCTCAGAGTTACACAGCAGgacagtagtactgcagcagcccgagtctgagtcagtgcagccaggagactctgtgactctgcagtgtacagtatacactgagacctgtgcaggagaacacagtgtgtactggttcagacaggaCTCAGGAGAGTCCCGTCCAGGAATCATTTACACCCATGGAACCAGGGGTgatgagtgccagaggagctctggggctgtgtctcccacacagagctgtgtctacaacttccccaagaggaacctcagcccctctgatgctgggacttactactgtgctgtggccacctgtggggagatcctgtttgggaacgggACCAAGCTGAATGTTAAGG TGCCAGGAAAAGAACATCTGCCTCTTTATTGCTTGGTGGGAGCTTTGACGTTGAGTGTGATCCTAAATGTTGTCCTCGCtctaaaaaagacaaaaggcaGTGAGGATGTCAAAG gGGCTGCATCAAATAATCAAGTGCCCAGAGAAGACTTGTCGAGTGGACAG TGTCAAGAGGAAGCAATGAATTACGCTGCTTTGACTTTCACCAACAAGAAACCCAAAGTGAGGAGGAACAAGAGGGAAGTGGAGAAAGAAACGGTTTACTCAGATATGAGATTTAGAGACCGCGAGTGA